The following coding sequences lie in one Gemmatimonadota bacterium genomic window:
- a CDS encoding DUF3597 domain-containing protein: MGLFSNILEKLGIGKDHTPPPPPVTTAGTGPIGGSMPPAPPAPVAPTPIPVVDVVAELARRAAANPQKLNWETSIVDLLKLLDMDSSLAARKELANEMGCPLQLREDSAQMNMWLHKTVLERIAYNGGNVPKHLLD; the protein is encoded by the coding sequence ATGGGACTCTTCAGCAACATCCTCGAGAAGCTCGGCATCGGCAAGGATCATACGCCACCGCCCCCGCCGGTCACGACCGCCGGGACGGGTCCGATCGGCGGATCGATGCCGCCCGCGCCGCCGGCGCCAGTGGCGCCAACGCCGATCCCCGTCGTCGATGTGGTGGCCGAGCTCGCTCGACGCGCGGCGGCCAATCCCCAGAAGTTGAATTGGGAGACGTCGATCGTCGATCTCCTCAAGCTCCTCGACATGGACAGCAGTCTGGCTGCGCGGAAGGAACTCGCCAACGAGATGGGGTGTCCGCTGCAGCTCCGCGAGGACTCGGCGCAGATGAACATGTGGCTGCACAAGACGGTGCTGGAACGGATCGCGTACAATGGCGGCAACGTGCCGAAGCACCTGTTGGACTGA
- a CDS encoding ferritin-like domain-containing protein, with translation MATRKRTTPIGRASVATPTRKNLIDGLNTDLAREYQAIIAYITYSQVIKGAANMHIARELEVHAAEELAHAITIAKQIDYLGGTPTVTPLPVKTSKEAKALLRFDLENERVTIAHYRRRVLQCEALGEFAVAEEIREILRQEQEHLTDLAAALDIDPPDAGIA, from the coding sequence ATGGCCACACGGAAGCGCACCACCCCGATCGGCCGCGCCTCAGTCGCGACACCCACCCGAAAGAATCTCATCGACGGATTGAACACGGACCTGGCGCGCGAGTACCAGGCGATCATCGCCTACATCACCTACTCTCAGGTGATCAAGGGGGCCGCCAACATGCACATCGCCCGGGAACTGGAAGTGCACGCGGCGGAAGAGTTGGCCCACGCAATCACCATCGCCAAGCAGATCGACTACCTCGGTGGTACGCCCACCGTGACGCCGCTGCCGGTCAAGACCTCGAAAGAGGCCAAGGCGTTGCTCCGCTTCGACCTGGAGAACGAGCGCGTGACCATTGCGCACTACCGGCGCCGCGTGCTGCAGTGCGAGGCGCTGGGGGAGTTTGCCGTGGCGGAAGAGATTCGCGAGATCCTGCGTCAGGAGCAGGAACACCTGACCGACCTGGCGGCCGCACTGGATATTGACCCACCCGACGCCGGGATCGCGTAG
- a CDS encoding DinB family protein, whose amino-acid sequence MKSLPQSLLAQIAATSAGDPWYGSSRTALLDGLTAKDAHAHPIPGSHSIWEVVLHMTSWTREVERRLGGHAPAEPEDGDWPAVGRPTAARWREACDALAEANAALLEAVARLPAAQWDAPVGGLRDPALGTGTTIGGMLIGLAQHDAYHNGQLAVLRQALG is encoded by the coding sequence ATGAAGTCCCTCCCGCAGTCGCTCCTCGCGCAGATCGCCGCAACGAGTGCGGGCGATCCGTGGTACGGCAGCTCGCGTACCGCGCTGCTCGACGGCCTGACCGCGAAGGACGCCCACGCGCACCCGATTCCGGGGAGTCATTCGATCTGGGAAGTGGTGCTGCACATGACATCATGGACGCGCGAGGTGGAGCGCCGCCTCGGGGGCCACGCCCCAGCCGAACCGGAGGACGGCGACTGGCCTGCGGTCGGCCGACCCACCGCTGCACGCTGGCGGGAGGCGTGTGATGCGCTCGCCGAAGCAAACGCCGCACTCCTCGAGGCAGTCGCCCGACTCCCCGCCGCGCAGTGGGACGCGCCGGTCGGTGGGCTCCGTGACCCCGCCCTCGGCACCGGGACCACCATCGGCGGCATGCTGATCGGGTTGGCGCAGCACGACGCCTACCACAACGGGCAGCTCGCGGTCCTGCGACAGGCGCTCGGCTGA
- a CDS encoding CatB-related O-acetyltransferase, protein MAFGPSPDTPYPLAGVTRTGFLKTFITRPTIIVGDYTYYDDPEGPEQFEQNVLYHFDFIGDKLIIGRYCCIAAGVRFIMNGGNHATTWLTSYPFPIFGNGWELTEPPQWPYKGDTTVGNDVWIGNGATIMPGVTIGDGAIIATGAVVTKDVAPYAIVGGNPAALLRYRFDDATIARLLALRWWEWDAARVTRCVAQLCAGDLDALERQAGAA, encoded by the coding sequence ATGGCATTTGGCCCCTCTCCCGACACGCCCTATCCGCTCGCGGGCGTGACCCGCACCGGCTTCCTCAAGACGTTCATCACCCGGCCGACCATCATCGTCGGCGACTACACGTATTACGACGACCCCGAAGGTCCGGAGCAGTTTGAGCAGAACGTGCTCTACCACTTCGACTTCATCGGCGACAAGCTGATCATTGGCCGCTATTGCTGCATCGCCGCCGGCGTCCGTTTCATCATGAACGGCGGCAACCATGCAACCACCTGGCTCACGTCGTACCCGTTCCCGATCTTCGGCAATGGCTGGGAACTGACGGAGCCGCCGCAGTGGCCCTACAAGGGGGACACGACGGTCGGCAACGACGTCTGGATCGGCAACGGTGCGACCATCATGCCGGGCGTGACGATCGGAGACGGTGCGATCATCGCCACTGGCGCCGTGGTCACCAAGGACGTGGCACCGTACGCCATCGTCGGCGGCAACCCCGCGGCACTGCTCCGCTATCGCTTCGACGACGCGACGATCGCGCGGCTGCTGGCGTTGCGCTGGTGGGAATGGGATGCGGCCCGCGTGACGCGCTGCGTGGCGCAACTCTGTGCAGGTGATCTCGACGCACTGGAACGTCAGGCAGGAGCCGCATGA
- a CDS encoding DUF2007 domain-containing protein gives MTGSASPQGVTTVFTTVDTNAMIMAKLMLEIEGIPIIASGEGLQDLFGMGRSVGAFNPVVGPMRIQVAAEEADRAREVLAEMAAATPEPDEVTPDVVAPRPSWRRPLGALTLTLFAIAFGGIVAFRTIGTSFDADGRVQEAEPLLLIATIAFFAAVTIGVAYFISVQRDDQRR, from the coding sequence ATGACAGGCTCAGCGTCTCCGCAAGGCGTCACCACCGTCTTCACCACGGTGGACACCAACGCGATGATCATGGCAAAGCTGATGCTCGAAATCGAAGGGATCCCGATCATCGCCTCGGGCGAGGGATTGCAGGACCTCTTCGGCATGGGGCGCTCGGTCGGCGCCTTCAACCCCGTCGTCGGACCGATGCGCATCCAGGTGGCCGCGGAAGAGGCCGACCGCGCGCGCGAGGTGCTCGCCGAGATGGCCGCGGCCACGCCGGAGCCGGACGAGGTCACCCCCGACGTCGTCGCCCCGCGGCCGTCGTGGCGACGCCCCCTCGGCGCCCTGACCCTGACGCTGTTCGCGATCGCCTTCGGGGGCATCGTCGCCTTCCGCACCATCGGCACGTCCTTTGACGCCGACGGAAGGGTGCAAGAAGCCGAACCCCTGCTGCTGATCGCGACCATCGCGTTCTTCGCGGCCGTCACCATCGGCGTCGCGTACTTCATCTCCGTTCAGCGAGACGATCAGCGCCGCTAG
- a CDS encoding sterol desaturase family protein — protein sequence MASLEFLAKELIGFFGLQTWLDMAAAHDYSRLLTWPGFRSAIGPIIPFLLVIEIVRALMEKSFKVREYKLIFFTYLLNRVLGSFLSIAAVTFFIGLFQPLAPFQSSVTWYWLIYGYIVWELAHFVYHFLAHKVRLFWCLHSTHHAPETMNLFVSHAHFFLEAPYADTIRTSICILLGVSPPLLFLIMFIDGTWGTWIHAGEHVLKDGRMGVLNRWILTPSHHRVHHARNPLYIDTNYCNLLNVWDRAFGTLQPEETTVAPEYGITRPMKAGSFWDFYFGELVALGRDVAAAPSFKHKLAYLIMPPGWSHTGAHKTASMVRAAYLAGELQAPVGQQVDFGTTSPG from the coding sequence ATGGCGTCTCTCGAGTTCCTCGCGAAGGAATTGATCGGCTTTTTCGGCCTGCAGACCTGGCTCGACATGGCGGCGGCGCACGACTACAGCCGCCTCCTGACCTGGCCCGGCTTCCGCAGCGCGATCGGCCCGATCATCCCGTTCCTGCTGGTGATCGAGATTGTGCGGGCGCTGATGGAGAAGAGCTTCAAGGTCCGCGAATACAAGCTGATCTTCTTCACCTACCTGCTGAACCGGGTGCTTGGCTCGTTCCTCTCGATTGCCGCCGTCACCTTCTTCATCGGCCTCTTCCAACCGCTCGCGCCGTTCCAGAGCTCGGTGACCTGGTACTGGCTCATCTACGGCTATATCGTCTGGGAGCTGGCGCACTTTGTCTACCACTTCCTGGCGCACAAGGTCCGGCTCTTCTGGTGCCTGCATTCGACGCACCACGCCCCCGAGACGATGAACCTCTTCGTCTCGCACGCGCACTTCTTCCTCGAAGCGCCCTACGCCGACACCATCCGCACCTCGATCTGCATCCTGCTCGGCGTGAGCCCGCCGCTGCTCTTCCTGATCATGTTCATCGACGGCACCTGGGGCACCTGGATCCATGCCGGCGAGCACGTCCTCAAGGATGGTCGCATGGGCGTGCTCAATCGGTGGATCCTCACCCCCTCGCACCACCGAGTGCACCACGCGCGCAATCCGCTCTACATCGACACCAACTACTGCAACCTCCTGAACGTCTGGGACCGCGCCTTCGGCACGCTTCAGCCGGAGGAGACCACCGTCGCGCCGGAATACGGCATCACCCGCCCGATGAAGGCGGGGAGCTTCTGGGACTTCTATTTCGGCGAACTCGTGGCGCTCGGCCGCGACGTCGCCGCGGCTCCGAGTTTCAAGCACAAGCTGGCCTATCTGATCATGCCACCCGGGTGGAGTCACACCGGAGCGCACAAGACGGCGAGCATGGTGCGCGCGGCGTACCTGGCAGGGGAGCTGCAGGCGCCAGTGGGTCAGCAAGTAGATTTCGGGACAACCTCACCTGGATGA
- a CDS encoding phosphodiester glycosidase family protein translates to MAAGPPAGVMGARWIGLLLGLGGCAVSGGPIPLAGALPSLPPFGDRQIVDTLARGVVLHRIAVDSAPWSIQILDIDQRACWSLAAVKAGGAAVGRARTSELLVQRGPDAIAAVNADFFLFTPPGVPQAAAIQGGRVIAGPSARPVVALTSTGMPWFGLLTTTGQVVAGSDTMSITTWNRPSPNGLAWYDANWGSPVDTASGTLRVLVGPGPLHRAQRVDSSGRATAIPADGGVLVLGRLAPPATRQLLERVATRAMTVQVSLIPFAPREAVGGFPVLVRDSVAVAGLETAGGANFGPVRHPRTLVGLAAGGRRLLLVTVDGRQPGYSMGMTLRELAGLMRALGATDAINLDGGGSTAMALRNGMGGAVLGNHPSDKEGERAVANALVVVRSCH, encoded by the coding sequence GTGGCGGCCGGACCACCTGCGGGCGTGATGGGAGCGCGGTGGATCGGCCTGCTGCTTGGCCTGGGCGGCTGTGCCGTCTCCGGCGGGCCGATCCCACTGGCGGGGGCGTTGCCGAGCCTCCCGCCGTTTGGCGATCGCCAGATTGTCGACACGCTGGCCCGCGGGGTCGTCCTCCATCGCATCGCGGTGGATTCCGCGCCGTGGTCGATCCAGATTCTCGACATTGATCAGCGGGCCTGCTGGTCGCTTGCCGCAGTGAAGGCGGGCGGTGCGGCGGTCGGCCGCGCGCGAACCTCGGAACTGCTCGTGCAGCGCGGACCCGATGCGATCGCCGCGGTCAACGCCGATTTCTTTCTCTTCACCCCACCGGGTGTCCCGCAGGCCGCGGCGATCCAGGGTGGTCGGGTGATCGCCGGCCCCTCGGCGAGGCCGGTCGTTGCCCTGACGTCGACCGGGATGCCGTGGTTCGGGCTGCTCACCACCACCGGGCAGGTAGTGGCAGGGTCCGATACCATGTCCATCACCACTTGGAACCGCCCGTCGCCGAATGGCCTCGCCTGGTACGATGCGAACTGGGGAAGTCCGGTCGACACTGCGAGCGGAACGCTGCGCGTCCTGGTCGGTCCGGGGCCGCTGCATCGTGCCCAGCGGGTCGACAGCAGCGGGCGCGCCACGGCGATTCCCGCGGATGGAGGCGTGCTCGTGCTCGGGCGGTTGGCACCGCCGGCGACGCGGCAGTTGTTGGAGCGAGTGGCCACCCGAGCCATGACGGTGCAGGTATCGCTGATACCTTTTGCGCCTCGGGAAGCGGTTGGCGGCTTTCCGGTTCTCGTGCGCGACAGCGTTGCAGTGGCTGGACTCGAGACAGCCGGCGGCGCGAACTTCGGACCGGTACGCCATCCGCGGACCCTGGTCGGGCTCGCCGCCGGAGGGCGACGCCTCCTGCTGGTGACTGTCGATGGGCGGCAGCCGGGGTATAGCATGGGAATGACGTTGCGGGAGCTTGCGGGGTTGATGCGAGCGCTCGGCGCCACCGACGCGATCAACCTCGATGGCGGCGGGTCCACGGCGATGGCGCTGCGGAACGGGATGGGTGGCGCCGTCCTCGGCAACCACCCGTCGGACAAGGAAGGCGAGCGCGCCGTGGCCAATGCGCTGGTCGTGGTACGGAGCTGCCACTAG
- a CDS encoding PEP-CTERM sorting domain-containing protein: protein MTLRSLLLGGLVLAGAASLPARASAQSPGCTYTFSLGLGGSISGCWAATISELGEDAGFVSDQYFWAGNFTGTSGVNNDPTTAGTFMFNNDCGSAGNGAFAFCNGAYAKPIVPMASALGELVLGLRVPDNTNGAGYNWIYSGSNTRNGNPLPTGYQQVLLQLTLAGIDQSGQFLFGWEDMNSGCTHRLTPNGNRYRMEDLGDGTMLDSALGNCDVFLPGGNGDSDFNDSWMQFDITGVGIPGDTDTVPEPVSMTLMATGMVGLGATARRRKK, encoded by the coding sequence ATGACACTGCGTTCGCTCCTTCTCGGCGGCCTCGTGCTTGCCGGCGCGGCGTCGCTGCCCGCACGCGCGTCGGCGCAATCTCCCGGCTGCACCTATACCTTCTCGCTCGGCCTCGGTGGCTCGATCAGCGGGTGTTGGGCAGCCACGATCTCGGAGCTCGGTGAGGATGCCGGCTTCGTGAGCGATCAGTACTTCTGGGCTGGGAACTTCACCGGGACCAGTGGCGTGAACAACGACCCCACGACCGCCGGCACGTTCATGTTCAACAATGACTGCGGCAGCGCCGGCAACGGCGCGTTCGCGTTCTGCAACGGTGCCTATGCCAAGCCGATCGTCCCGATGGCGAGCGCCCTCGGCGAATTGGTGCTCGGGCTCCGCGTACCGGACAACACCAACGGCGCCGGGTACAACTGGATCTACTCGGGCAGCAATACACGCAACGGCAATCCGCTGCCCACCGGGTATCAACAGGTCCTGTTGCAGCTGACGCTCGCCGGGATCGACCAGTCCGGGCAGTTCCTCTTCGGCTGGGAAGACATGAATTCGGGCTGTACCCACCGCCTGACGCCGAACGGCAACCGGTACCGCATGGAAGACCTGGGCGACGGCACCATGCTCGACAGCGCCCTCGGCAATTGTGACGTCTTCCTGCCGGGCGGCAACGGCGACTCGGACTTCAACGATTCGTGGATGCAGTTCGACATCACCGGCGTCGGCATCCCGGGCGATACCGACACGGTGCCGGAGCCGGTTTCGATGACGCTCATGGCAACCGGTATGGTTGGCCTGGGCGCCACGGCGCGCCGTCGCAAGAAGTAG
- a CDS encoding DUF2911 domain-containing protein: protein MRATRRSFLFLALAALAASPAAAQIRASELGSMSQVIDGTTLTVTYSRPRARERSPIFGSMLAHWGEVWTPGANWATTLETTRDITINQRAVPKGKYSVWMVLKEQGDWTLVLDPDFKRFHTEPPDSTPKQVRLPIHVDQAPFMDVLTWSMPELSISGGTLAMQWGTTRASMTVGVKPTMTFTMPQAEAAPYLGRWEFASKNGGRRPPTSVTFTYENGTLKGRYEPNVEWMGTFAMIRVAPDVFVPGLYDGKGQIYDVLRPDMVYTFKRVNGKPVSFEERYEDDSLGGTGTRKP, encoded by the coding sequence ATGCGTGCCACCAGACGCTCCTTCCTCTTCCTCGCGCTCGCCGCGCTGGCCGCCAGCCCTGCCGCCGCCCAGATCCGCGCCAGCGAGCTGGGCAGCATGTCGCAGGTGATCGACGGCACCACGCTGACCGTGACCTATTCCCGGCCGCGCGCACGCGAGCGCAGCCCGATCTTCGGCTCCATGCTCGCGCACTGGGGCGAGGTGTGGACGCCTGGGGCGAACTGGGCGACGACGCTCGAGACGACCCGGGACATCACCATCAACCAGCGCGCGGTCCCGAAGGGGAAGTACTCGGTGTGGATGGTGCTCAAGGAACAGGGCGACTGGACGCTGGTGCTCGATCCCGACTTCAAGCGCTTCCACACGGAGCCGCCCGATTCGACGCCGAAGCAGGTGCGGCTGCCGATCCATGTCGACCAAGCGCCGTTCATGGACGTGCTGACCTGGTCAATGCCCGAGCTCAGCATCAGCGGCGGCACGCTCGCGATGCAGTGGGGGACGACGCGCGCAAGCATGACGGTCGGGGTGAAGCCGACGATGACGTTCACGATGCCGCAGGCGGAGGCCGCGCCGTACCTCGGGCGCTGGGAGTTCGCGTCGAAGAACGGCGGCAGGCGGCCGCCGACGTCGGTCACCTTCACGTACGAGAACGGCACCCTCAAGGGGCGCTATGAGCCGAACGTCGAGTGGATGGGGACCTTCGCGATGATCCGCGTGGCGCCGGACGTCTTCGTACCGGGGCTGTATGACGGGAAGGGACAGATCTACGACGTGCTGCGACCCGACATGGTCTACACCTTCAAGCGAGTCAACGGGAAGCCGGTGTCGTTCGAGGAACGCTACGAGGACGACTCGCTCGGCGGGACGGGAACGAGAAAGCCCTAG
- a CDS encoding GNAT family N-acetyltransferase — MPPKPYLRPSHSDDNPAIAAIIRTVMTSYGAVGPGFSIEDAEVDEMHQTYDTPQSLLLVVDDGAGRVIGCGGIAPLAEAEADTCELKKMYFLPEARGLGLGRELMTTLEEAARNRGYRVVYLETLGSMVEAAKLYQRMQYTPLAGPMGNTGHTRCGSFYAKTL; from the coding sequence ATGCCCCCCAAGCCGTACCTCCGCCCCAGTCACTCCGATGACAACCCTGCCATCGCGGCGATCATTCGCACCGTGATGACGTCGTACGGCGCGGTCGGCCCCGGCTTCTCGATCGAAGATGCCGAGGTCGACGAGATGCACCAGACGTACGACACTCCGCAGTCGCTGTTGCTGGTGGTGGACGATGGGGCGGGGCGCGTCATCGGCTGCGGCGGCATCGCGCCGCTCGCCGAGGCCGAGGCCGACACCTGTGAGCTCAAGAAGATGTATTTCCTCCCCGAGGCGCGCGGGCTCGGCCTCGGGCGGGAACTGATGACGACACTCGAGGAGGCAGCGCGGAATCGCGGCTACCGCGTGGTCTACCTCGAAACGCTCGGGAGCATGGTCGAGGCGGCAAAATTGTACCAGCGGATGCAGTACACGCCGCTGGCAGGGCCGATGGGCAACACCGGCCATACGCGATGCGGAAGCTTCTATGCCAAGACGCTCTGA